A single genomic interval of Armigeres subalbatus isolate Guangzhou_Male chromosome 1, GZ_Asu_2, whole genome shotgun sequence harbors:
- the LOC134206855 gene encoding uncharacterized protein LOC134206855 has translation MSQSPPPLLWSSCSMFMVAPDHWTDGGNNKSDIIGEQQLNTPEPSICGFDFDGSLAGLDQSENPRSAISKNHINNSSSITMMNGKESNTSVSMHGSKGEQPFEIRLDSTTSPTSFLPTADFNTSWQFERCPEDIVFSPEMSYHMSPLQTTSGVASPDSSSGVSPEVDDFETCVDIIKIPSTAEVYKVNENTDYSTSLTEETEQLSESYYCKAEDLISIQDTISERIVTVPPFFLKVLREEESNTSDRIPPQAVSNGTVYDTRPSVATEFLSDAYKDEEDYDDELGKAGYDVAGATAKTLEAVQSVSSNDDTLDLKTQTQLEHNYTIKLPLLEADKSGPILTTSNALVKEPSLKPRDTSPVLPLQQQPPKRAQPPSMKQQLFERTIKNEIAKGTKLKLKIPTAGTPIVAPVGILNTPDLTNQVLELEAEAEILSAEDQFDLLQYISSGTDYDVVPLSPVEVKPVVPKEEPVQPPSTICTDTLTKLLSGPAKRKAPPMITLDNLEELTSSSTPKKFRSATSSSASSVYEDSISESASASASKKRRGRPPKQSSLQFDRAEYQHLSEQDQRYREQRDKNNEASRKSRINRRDRELKLEHEANALNQHYRELENEEQKLIRDCARWRRAVMRLALL, from the exons ATGTCACAGTCTCCTCCGCCCCTCCTGTGGTCATCCTGCAGTATGTTCATGGTCGCTCCGGACCATTGGACGGATGGTGGCAACAACAAAAGCGATATAATAGGTGAACAGCAGCTCAACACACCCGAGCCTTCAATCTGCGGATTCGATTTTGATGGAAGTTTGGCTGGACTGGATCAATCCGAAAATCCAAGAAGCGCTATTAGTAAGAATCAcatcaacaacagcagcagcatcaCCATGATGAACGGTAAAGAAAGCAACACCAGTGTCAGCATGCACGGTAGCAAGGGAGAACAACCATTCGAAATTAGGCTAGATTCAACAACGTCGCCGACCTCCTTTTTGCCCACGGCAGACTTCAACACCTCCTGGCAGTTCGAACGCTGCCCCGAAGATATAGTCTTCAGCCCCGAGATGAGCTACCACATGTCACCACTCCAGACTACTTCTGGTGTGGCGTCCCCGGACAGCAGTTCGGGCGTCAGCCCAGAAGTAGACGATTTCGAAACTTGCGTCGATATCATCAAGATCCCATCGACAGCCGAAGTGTACAAAGTCAACGAAAACACTGATTACAGCACTTCGTTGACCGAGGAAACCGAACAACTTTCGGAGTCATACTACTGCAAAGCAGAGGACCTCATCTCGATACAGGATACCATCTCCGAGAGAATCGTTACAGTGCCACCCTTCTTTTTGAAGGTCCTTCGGGAAGAAGAGTCGAACacttccgacaggattccacctCAAGCCGTTTCGAATGGTACCGTGTATGACACACGCCCTTCTGTTGCTACCGAATTCCTGAGTGATGCTTATAAAGACGAAGAAGATTATGATGATGAACTAGGAAAGGCAGGTTACGACGTAGCAGGAGCTACTGCAAAGACACTGGAAGCAGTGCAGAGCGTCTCCAGCAATGATGATACACTAGATTTAAAAACGCAAACCCAACTAGAACACAACTATACGATTAAGCTACCCCTTCTAGAAGCCGACAAATCCGGCCCTATTCTAACAACAAGTAACGCCCTGGTGAAGGAACCTTCTTTGAAACCGAGAGACACCTCTCCAGTACTACCGCTACAGCAGCAACCGCCAAAGCGAGCTCAGCCGCCCAGCATGAAGCAGCAGCTTTTCGAACGTACGATCAAGAATGAAATTGCTAAGGGAACCAAGCTCAAACTGAAAATCCCTACCGCCGGCACTCCCATCGTTGCCCCGGTAGGCATTCTAAACACGCCAGACCTTACCAACCAAGTTCTGGAACTCGAGGCGGAAGCTGAAATCCTCAGCGCAGAAGATCAATTCGATCTTCTCCAGTACATCTCTTCCGGAACG GATTACGATGTCGTCCCGCTTTCCCCGGTCGAGGTGAAACCCGTCGTTCCCAAGGAGGAACCGGTCCAGCCGCCGTCAACCATCTGCACGGACACGCTCACTAAGTTGCTGTCCGGCCCGGCCAAACGAAAGGCTCCGCCTATGATCACACTGGACAACCTCGAAGAGCTGACATCTTCCTCCACCCCGAAGAAGTTCCGCAGTGCTACTTCGTCCAGCGCTTCTTCCGTCTATGAAGACTCCATCTCGGAGTCGGCGTCGGCGTCTGCCAGCAAAAAGCGCCGCGGTCGACCTCCAAAACAGTCCAGCTTGCAGTTCGATCGGGCCGAGTACCAGCACCTTAGTGAGCAGGACCAGCGGTACCGCGAGCAGCGGGACAAGAACAACGAAGCGTCCCGCAAGTCGCGCATCAACCGGCGGGACCGGGAGCTGAAGCTGGAGCACGAAGCGAACGCACTGAATCAGCACTACAGAGAGCTGGAGAACGAGGAGCAGAAGTTGATCCGGGACTGCGCCCGGTGGCGGCGTGCAGTTATGCGATTGGCGTTGTTGTAA
- the LOC134213054 gene encoding probable cytochrome P450 6d5 — translation MLLAFFAFSAPLVVLLIWLQFRYWTRCGVPQLDPSFPFGNFSEFFCQKNGIPSTYANLYHRTKHLPYVGIYLSLRPALLINDPDLVKNILTRDFEYFHDRGIHVDEETDPMSGHLFALGGVKWKNLRAKLTPTFSSGSLKEMFPLLVEKATILQKRFLKELASSEIVEVKELAACYTSDVIASVAYGIDMDSINNQDDLFRRMGERVLAHDLITSLRLALAFWFPKLKVMLGSKSIAPVIQEFMTELVRKTIEHREKEGIQRKDMMQLLLQLRNGVTLKRNGEQWATDSTPKNTIKSLSIDEVTAQVMVFFVAGYETSSSTVSFCLFELARNQDIQAKVHQEIDSVLSQHDDVITYASLASMKYLEQCLEETVRKYPPVAILNRECTKTYRIPDTEVVIEKGTPIVIPLMGMHRDPQYFPQPNEFRPERFEGGDPNKAYFGFGAGPRLCIGMRLGMLQSKVAVVTLLRSFSFSLANQQEYDEELRMKPRSFILTTEGGIQLVVRHRNVSGA, via the coding sequence ATGTTGCTGGCATTCTTCGCGTTCAGTGCTCCCCTCGTCGTCCTGCTCATATGGTTGCAGTTCCGTTACTGGACCCGTTGTGGCGTACCCCAGCTGGATCCGTCGTTTCCATTCGGAAACTTCAGTGAGTTCTTCTGCCAGAAAAACGGTATCCCGTCCACGTACGCCAATCTTTACCACCGGACCAAACATCTGCCGTACGTGGGAATTTACCTATCGTTGCGTCCGGCTTTGCTCATCAACGATCCGGATCTGGTGAAGAACATCCTGACGCGGGATTTTGAATACTTCCATGATCGAGGAATCCACGTGGATGAAGAGACCGATCCCATGAGCGGTCATCTCTTTGCTCTCGGTGGTGTCAAGTGGAAGAACCTGCGCGCAAAATTGACCCCCACGTTCAGTTCCGGCAGTTTGAAGGAAATGTTCCCGCTGTTGGTAGAAAAGGCGACAATTTTACAAAAACGATTCTTGAAGGAGCTGGCTTCGTCGGAGATCGTTGAGGTAAAGGAACTAGCCGCTTGCTATACGTCTGATGTGATCGCTTCGGTTGCGTACGGGATCGATATGGACTCCATCAACAATCAAGACGATCTTTTCCGACGGATGGGAGAGAGGGTGCTGGCCCATGATCTGATTACTTCGCTCCGTTTGGCTTTGGCTTTCTGGTTTCCAAAGCTGAAAGTGATGCTCGGAAGTAAATCAATAGCACCGGTTATTCAAGAATTCATGACCGAATTGGTGCGGAAGACGATAGAACATCGGGAAAAGGAGGGTATTCAACGGAAGGACATGATGCAGCTGTTGCTTCAGTTGCGCAATGGCGTAACTTTGAAGCGAAACGGCGAACAGTGGGCCACGGATTCGACCCCTAAGAACACAATTAAAAGCTTATCCATTGACGAAGTGACTGCCCAGGTGATGGTTTTCTTTGTAGCTGGCTACGAAACCTCGTCATCGACCGTGTCGTTCTGCCTTTTCGAGCTCGCTCGAAATCAAGACATCCAGGCAAAGGTTCATCAGGAAATTGATTCCGTGCTCTCTCAGCATGACGATGTCATTACCTACGCCAGTCTTGCATCGATGAAATATCTGGAACAGTGCCTGGAGGAAACCGTCCGAAAGTATCCACCGGTGGCAATTCTTAATCGGGAGTGCACCAAAACCTATCGCATTCCCGATACGGAGGTGGTCATTGAGAAGGGAACCCCCATCGTGATACCTCTGATGGGAATGCACCGCGATCCGCAATATTTCCCCCAACCGAACGAGTTTCGACCGGAGCGATTTGAGGGCGGAGACCCGAACAAGGCGTACTTCGGCTTCGGGGCGGGGCCACGGCTTTGCATAGGGATGCGATTGGGAATGCTGCAATCGAAGGTGGCGGTCGTGACGTTGCTCAGATcgttcagtttcagtttggCCAACCAGCAGGAATACGACGAGGAACTGCGGATGAAGCCGAGGTCGTTTATTCTGACGACTGAGGGCGGTATTCAGCTGGTTGTGCGGCATCGAAATGTCAGTGGTGCGTAA